The DNA segment CGTAGAAATTTTTAAAATAGGTGAATTAGTTATAACCTTTTACTAGGAGGTGTTTATCCTTAATAACGACAAAAAACCAACTTTATACTTTTATTTTGCGGAACAGTATGTATTTCATATTCTGACAAAATTGTTTTTCTCTCAAATTTCCCCTTGAAGTTTGGCATTAATATTTTATCCACTCACCTTTGTAAATGGGCACTTAAAGCTCTTACTATAGATATGTATTCAAGTTAACTGTTCAACTTTAGTATATTTAACCTGACCTTCTATAAAACGCCAAGCTTTGTCATATGCTTCTTTTTCATTAAGCATGTCCCAAATTGTAACTCCCCCAACAAGATTAATATACTTAATTAAGTCTCTTACTAACTGCCTCTTGTTCTTAATTTTTTGGATATCTCCACTTTTTTCAAGTTCATCAATGTTTGAAATTATTTCTAAAATAGCCTTTAATGCAACATTATTTCGAGATAAATTAGTAGTTTCTATTAATAAATTTGCTACATCTTGGTAACCTAGAATTATACGGGTATAGAAGTAAGGATCATCCTTTGTCTTGTCATATGTCATATTCACATACCACCATAATCTTGAGAGTCCATTACGATAAAATGTCTTACTTTTCGAACTGAAAAAGTAGCGTGTTTTGATAAATTCAACTTCGTCTCCCTCTGCTGCTTGAACAGGCCATCTTTTACACATATAGGCCCAGAAAGAAGTATGCGTTAAATATGACCAAAACCTCTCATCTGAAGCTAAGGTCAATGGAAGTTCATTATAGTATTCATATAAATTAATTGCATTTATCAAATCTTCCTTACTTCTATTAGAAGGATCACTCACCTCTAAGATTAAATTCTGGTCTATATTAGGAATCTGTAATATTTTTAAAAATTCATCATTACTATTTAATTCATAAAATGGCATGTTTTTTGAAATATTCTCTTTCAAATCAATTAACGTTGCCTCTTTCATTAATTTATAAGCATTCATTCATTATCAGCTCCCTCTAAGTAGACAATGTTCTCTAATGATACCAAAGCTGCTTCTTTAGAAGAGTTAAGCAGTTCATAAGAAATACCTGTGATATCTTCTAGTTTTAAATCTATTATGTTATAGCCCATAGTTTGTAATTTCTTTTCCAATGTACGATACCAATCTAAGTTTTCTATTTCTTCCAATGAATACTCATCCTGTGCAATAGATTGAATGCTAAATAACGTTTCAATTAAAGCAGGCAAATATAACAAAGAAACTAAAATCTTATTACAATCATCACCAAAAGCTTTCAAATGACTAACTTTGTCAAAAGAAACCTCAGGAAGGGCGATATTTATCTGGTGATCATTAAATGCAATTTTAATAGCAGGTGCTTGTGGAGAAGTATCTTTACTTACTTTAAATATACTATTAGTATTAGACATAGGTTTTTTTTCAATGTGAATAGTTTGTGAATCACAAAATGCTAAGATATCACCTTTTTGGATATTGAAATTTACCCCCATGAAATCTATGTGAGCATCAACATTAGAATAATTTCTTATTTCCTCTTTTGCCAAGACAAAAAAATTAACATCTATTTTTTTATTCATAAGATTTTTAGGTATACTAATTTTATTTGTAGGATTAGAAAGGGAAAATGTTCTACGTTGCATTGTAGAAACACATTCAAAATGAACATTGTAAATAGCTTTTCCCGTTTCAACTAACTCTTTTAACTTAGAATTCTCTAAAATAAATTCCACAATAAATACTAATAGCCCATTTTCTTCACTTTGAGACACTATCTTACCCTTAAAAAACCCTTTTCGAAAATCATCACTCACAGGATTCAAAACTGGATGTGGAAAATTCCTTGCTTTTAGTTTCATATTGAAACCACCTCCAAAGAATAACGCGTCACATTGTCTAAAGTAAGTGTGATTGTCGTTTTTACATCACTAGATAAGTTTACAGGACCTAGGACATTTCCGTTTACGCCAATATACTCTCCCGTTTGATCTAGAATGGCTCCGTATATTTTTGCGTTCTCCGTAACACTTTCTCCTACTAAATTTACCTCAATTAATGCCTCACCTGATCTTACAGGATTAATAACTAACCTATATTGCCCTTGTTCTCCATCTAAACAAAATGCACGCAATGTGCTAATTTTCGCCTTAGTAGTTTTGTCCTTTGGCTCTGGTTTAGGATTGGGTGGACGTGTCGGACGTGGCTCTCTTAAAAGTTTCGGTCGTTGCTTTCGTTCTCTCTTAATCATTGAGTTGGTTACAATG comes from the Neobacillus sp. PS2-9 genome and includes:
- a CDS encoding DUF6339 family protein, with translation MNAYKLMKEATLIDLKENISKNMPFYELNSNDEFLKILQIPNIDQNLILEVSDPSNRSKEDLINAINLYEYYNELPLTLASDERFWSYLTHTSFWAYMCKRWPVQAAEGDEVEFIKTRYFFSSKSKTFYRNGLSRLWWYVNMTYDKTKDDPYFYTRIILGYQDVANLLIETTNLSRNNVALKAILEIISNIDELEKSGDIQKIKNKRQLVRDLIKYINLVGGVTIWDMLNEKEAYDKAWRFIEGQVKYTKVEQLT